The Rhododendron vialii isolate Sample 1 chromosome 5a, ASM3025357v1 genome contains a region encoding:
- the LOC131327530 gene encoding disease resistance protein RPV1-like: MWTHLKLGSRLGVSEKRLLIMKNNSFQQQMEGKGFDGKRGEVESRSQGSCKIKRDEHKLLVTKWATDAGIGVFAGIGGIGKTTIAKTVYNSNFDRFECSSFLLDIRETSKQPNGLVHLQEQLLSDISRCGKLKIGSVDEGMIKIKNAVSYRRVLVVLDNVDQLDHLNAVLGMRDWFCPGSKVIITKRYEKLLKPYKVDETFKVKEIDYNESLRLFSWHAFRQAHPIECFMEYSKSVLQQCKGLPHALKLLGSSLRDRSAQEWETSLEEMESFTGNQIL, encoded by the exons ATGTGGACCCATCTGAAGTTGGGAAGCAGACTGGGAGTTTCGGAGAAGCGTTTGCTAATCatgaagaacaattcatttCAACAACAGATGGAAGGGAAAGGATTTGATGGAAAACGTGGAGAGGTGGAGAGCAGGTCTCAGGGAAGTTGCAAAATTAAGAGGGATG AGCATAAATTATTGGTTACAAAATGGGCAACTGATGCTGGTATTGGGGTGTTCGCCGGGATTGGTGGAATAGGGAAGACTACCATTGCCAAAACTGTCTATAACTCAAATTTTGACAGGTTTGAATGCAGTAGCTTTCTTTTAGATATTAGAGAGACTTCTAAACAGCCCAATGGTTTGGTACATTTACAAGAACAACTACTTTCAGATATTTCGAGGTGTGGAAAACTAAAAATTGGCAGTGTTGATGAAGGAATGATTAAGATTAAAAATGCAGTAAGTTACAGAAGGGTTCTCGTTGTTCTTGACAATGTGGATCAACTGGATCACTTGAATGCAGTACTTGGAATGCGAGACTGGTTTTGTCCAGGAAGTAAGGTTATTATAACAAAGCGTTATGAGAAACTGCTGAAACCATATAAAGTTGACGAGACCTTTAAGgttaaagaaattgattataaTGAGTCACTGCGGCTCTTCAGTTGGCATGCCTTTAGACAAGCACATCCTATTGAATGTTTCATGGAGTACTCAAAAAGTGTACTCCAACAGTGCAAAGGACTCCCTCATGCTCTTAAACTGTTGGGTTCTTCTCTCCGTG